From a single Planctellipticum variicoloris genomic region:
- the rpsI gene encoding 30S ribosomal protein S9: MSDEITTSPEATPASPEVTATAASELTFSGTDQPLAADAPAPAPVIQRGKLDRFGVAMGTGRRKTAVARVRLRPGNGKFEVNGRQMGEFFCIERDRLTVEAPLRATDKLGQVDVWVRVHGGGTTGQAGAIVLGIARALEALNPSLHATLSEGSFLTRDSRMVERKKYGFKKARRSFQFSKR, from the coding sequence ATGAGCGACGAGATCACAACTTCTCCGGAAGCGACTCCGGCCTCTCCGGAAGTCACGGCCACCGCCGCTTCGGAGCTGACGTTTTCCGGCACCGATCAGCCGCTGGCTGCGGATGCTCCCGCACCGGCTCCCGTCATTCAGCGCGGCAAGCTGGACCGTTTCGGCGTGGCGATGGGAACCGGCCGCCGCAAGACGGCGGTCGCCCGCGTGCGGCTGCGCCCGGGCAACGGTAAGTTCGAAGTCAACGGCCGGCAGATGGGCGAGTTCTTCTGCATCGAGCGCGACCGCCTGACGGTGGAGGCGCCGCTGCGGGCGACCGACAAGCTCGGCCAGGTCGACGTCTGGGTGCGGGTGCATGGTGGCGGGACGACCGGCCAGGCCGGCGCGATTGTTCTGGGCATTGCCCGTGCGCTGGAGGCTCTGAACCCCAGCCTGCATGCGACGCTGAGCGAAGGGTCGTTCCTGACTCGCGACAGCCGTATGGTCGAGCGTAAGAAGTACGGCTTCAAGAAGGCCCGTCGCAGCTTCCAGTTCTCGAAGCGCTGA
- the mgtE gene encoding magnesium transporter — protein sequence MYNPLLQPDLKLMLQENDELGLCEFCNVLYPVVVAEVLDGMEPDEVWRVLNACDVHRRAEIFEFIVPHQQMDLVESVDKKELSRLIEAMAPDDRVDLLENMPEEQVEALLPLVAQAERDDIRRLLSYPEGSAGSIMTTEYASLPEDITVREALDRLRQQAPNRETIYYVYVLDEKRRLDGVITLRQLILSRPTVVLVDLMRRNPVVVHVEDDKVEAARQLARFDLLALPVVDDQNRLVGMITHDDVLDVVQEEADEDAYRQSAIQPLEHSYFDTPLLEIAWKRGIWLMLLAFFALLTAGIQDLFDGVTESHKFLALFLPLVLASGGNTGSQSATLVIRAIAVAVMDRHARFQLARREFLTGLMLGSCLALFSFVSIHWIFGQTVMESAVVAATIGMVVTMGTLTGSMLPLVFKHIGMDPAIMSNPLIAALSDMLGVVIYYTIASLVLDRILAG from the coding sequence ATGTATAACCCGCTGCTGCAACCGGACCTGAAGCTGATGCTTCAGGAGAACGACGAGCTGGGCCTCTGTGAATTCTGCAACGTCCTGTACCCGGTCGTGGTGGCCGAGGTGCTGGACGGTATGGAACCGGACGAGGTCTGGCGCGTTCTGAACGCGTGCGACGTTCACCGCCGGGCCGAAATCTTCGAGTTCATCGTTCCGCACCAGCAGATGGATCTGGTCGAGTCCGTCGACAAGAAGGAACTGTCCCGGTTGATCGAGGCGATGGCCCCGGACGATCGCGTCGACCTCCTGGAGAATATGCCCGAAGAGCAGGTCGAGGCGCTGCTGCCTCTCGTGGCCCAGGCCGAACGGGACGACATCCGGCGACTGCTGTCGTACCCCGAGGGTTCCGCCGGCTCGATCATGACGACCGAGTATGCGTCGCTCCCGGAAGACATCACCGTCCGGGAAGCCCTCGACCGGCTGCGCCAGCAGGCGCCCAATCGCGAAACGATTTACTACGTCTACGTGCTCGACGAAAAACGCCGGCTCGACGGCGTGATCACGTTGCGGCAGTTGATTCTGTCCCGGCCGACGGTGGTCCTGGTCGACCTGATGCGTCGCAACCCCGTCGTGGTGCACGTCGAAGACGACAAGGTCGAGGCGGCCCGGCAGCTCGCGCGGTTCGACCTGCTGGCCCTGCCGGTCGTCGACGACCAGAACCGGCTCGTCGGCATGATCACCCACGACGACGTGCTCGACGTCGTGCAGGAGGAGGCCGACGAAGACGCCTATCGTCAGTCGGCCATCCAGCCCCTCGAACACAGCTACTTCGATACGCCGCTGCTCGAAATCGCCTGGAAGCGCGGCATCTGGCTGATGCTGCTGGCGTTCTTTGCGCTGCTGACCGCCGGCATCCAGGACCTGTTCGACGGCGTGACGGAAAGCCACAAGTTCCTGGCGCTGTTCCTGCCGCTCGTCCTGGCCAGCGGCGGCAACACGGGATCGCAGTCGGCCACGCTGGTCATTCGCGCGATTGCCGTCGCGGTGATGGACCGGCACGCCCGGTTTCAACTGGCCCGCCGCGAGTTCTTGACGGGATTGATGCTGGGGAGCTGCCTGGCGCTGTTTTCCTTTGTCTCGATCCACTGGATCTTCGGCCAGACCGTCATGGAATCCGCCGTGGTGGCGGCGACGATCGGCATGGTCGTCACAATGGGGACGTTGACCGGGTCGATGCTGCCGCTGGTCTTCAAACACATCGGGATGGATCCCGCGATCATGTCAAATCCCCTGATCGCGGCTCTGAGCGATATGCTGGGAGTGGTGATCTACTACACGATCGCCTCGCTGGTGCTGGACCGTATTCTGGCGGGATAA
- a CDS encoding endonuclease V, with product MLPEIPDLRQSLADLARQIPCGTVTTFGDLAKGLGDVAAARWVATVLAESPADLPWQRVILRTNCWPGRDSARQKLQRKLLAAEGVAGDAAGVARDVPRFTEFSGPRPLALLSDWQRESAQHVERSPLRQRPATLAGLDISYATPDLAVAAWVQSPRNAPRQQVELTISSLVTFPYITGYLTFRELPVLLELVRAAEREGLAADVLLVDGSGVLHPRRAGIATALGALTGLPTIGVTKHHLYGKAEAARDEIVTWLQQDGERLGARLQPPGRKTPLYVSVGHGLSLEQAVELVEESLDDSGQPGLIRAADGISRATARILSRQAGGYAGGASTTTSAD from the coding sequence GTGCTTCCGGAGATTCCCGATCTGCGACAGAGTCTGGCGGACCTGGCCCGGCAGATTCCGTGCGGCACGGTAACGACGTTCGGCGACCTGGCAAAAGGACTCGGGGACGTTGCCGCAGCCCGCTGGGTGGCCACCGTGCTGGCGGAATCTCCGGCGGATCTTCCCTGGCAACGCGTGATCCTGCGAACCAACTGCTGGCCGGGGCGTGACTCCGCCCGGCAGAAGTTGCAGCGAAAGCTCCTGGCCGCCGAAGGAGTTGCGGGAGACGCGGCCGGAGTCGCCCGGGACGTCCCGCGATTCACGGAGTTTTCCGGACCCCGCCCGCTGGCTCTGCTGAGCGACTGGCAGCGGGAATCGGCGCAGCATGTGGAGCGGTCCCCTCTGCGACAGCGGCCTGCGACGCTTGCAGGACTGGACATCTCCTATGCTACTCCCGACCTGGCGGTCGCCGCCTGGGTACAGTCTCCCCGGAACGCTCCCCGGCAGCAGGTTGAGTTGACGATTTCTTCTCTGGTGACGTTTCCTTACATCACCGGCTACCTGACCTTTCGGGAGTTGCCGGTGCTGCTGGAACTGGTCCGTGCCGCTGAACGAGAGGGGCTGGCCGCGGATGTGCTGCTGGTCGACGGCAGCGGCGTCCTGCACCCGCGACGGGCGGGGATTGCAACGGCCCTGGGCGCTCTCACGGGACTTCCGACGATTGGCGTCACGAAGCACCACCTGTACGGAAAGGCGGAAGCGGCCCGGGATGAGATCGTCACCTGGCTCCAACAGGATGGCGAACGCCTCGGGGCACGGTTGCAGCCACCCGGGCGCAAAACGCCGCTGTACGTCTCAGTCGGCCACGGACTGTCGCTGGAGCAGGCGGTCGAACTGGTGGAGGAGTCGCTCGACGACAGCGGTCAGCCGGGCCTGATTCGCGCCGCCGACGGCATCAGCCGGGCCACGGCGAGGATTCTGAGCCGCCAGGCGGGCGGCTACGCCGGGGGGGCTTCAACGACGACATCCGCGGACTGA
- a CDS encoding lysylphosphatidylglycerol synthase transmembrane domain-containing protein: MSGSHTPLHRHKGVHLALGILVSAACLWWAARDILKEKDALSKLGGAFADANYITAIPILLAWVAFYWLKAWRWRLLLRPVGDYRIRRDLLPPTMIGFAFNNLLPAHLGDLVRVFIFSRQSKAPQTAVLSTVVLERVFDIVAILLILGVGLIFVHGLDPSIRQSAVVFGVAAGCCVLGGLAFVLWTRPFVRLFEAAMEWIPFLPAGLKKKIAGMLESGAEGLASLKDVRLLAGILATSQAQWLLNGLTVHLALWSFGINVDPLVSCIVLGVTAFGVTVPSSPGYFGVIQLCFMAVLKFFTKDETAVFAASIYYHMIQYIPVTLIGLWYFNTTGLKIADVEATVENQSADVVVEAPPA, translated from the coding sequence GTGTCGGGATCGCACACTCCGCTGCATCGCCACAAAGGGGTCCACCTGGCCCTGGGGATCCTCGTCTCCGCCGCCTGCCTCTGGTGGGCCGCTCGGGACATCCTCAAGGAAAAGGACGCCCTGTCGAAGCTGGGGGGGGCCTTCGCCGACGCCAACTACATCACGGCGATCCCCATTCTCCTGGCCTGGGTCGCGTTCTACTGGCTGAAAGCCTGGCGCTGGCGGCTGCTCCTCCGGCCGGTCGGCGACTATCGCATCCGCCGCGACCTGCTCCCCCCGACCATGATCGGCTTCGCCTTCAACAACCTGCTGCCGGCTCACCTCGGAGACCTGGTTCGAGTCTTCATCTTCTCTCGCCAGTCGAAGGCGCCGCAGACCGCCGTCCTGTCGACCGTCGTGCTGGAACGCGTCTTCGACATCGTGGCCATCCTGCTGATACTCGGCGTCGGGCTGATCTTCGTGCATGGGCTGGACCCCTCGATCCGTCAGTCGGCGGTGGTTTTCGGAGTTGCGGCCGGCTGCTGCGTTCTCGGCGGACTGGCGTTCGTCCTCTGGACGCGGCCGTTCGTGCGACTTTTCGAAGCCGCCATGGAGTGGATTCCCTTTCTTCCCGCCGGGCTGAAGAAGAAGATCGCCGGGATGCTCGAAAGCGGAGCTGAGGGGCTCGCGTCGCTGAAAGACGTCCGGCTGCTGGCGGGGATTCTCGCGACGTCCCAGGCGCAATGGCTCCTCAACGGACTGACGGTCCATCTCGCTCTGTGGAGCTTCGGGATCAACGTCGACCCGCTCGTCTCCTGCATCGTCCTGGGGGTCACCGCGTTCGGCGTGACGGTGCCCTCTTCGCCGGGCTATTTCGGCGTGATTCAGCTTTGCTTCATGGCAGTTCTGAAGTTCTTTACAAAAGATGAAACCGCAGTCTTTGCAGCGTCGATCTACTACCACATGATCCAGTACATCCCGGTCACGCTGATCGGCCTGTGGTACTTCAACACGACCGGCCTGAAAATCGCCGACGTCGAAGCGACCGTCGAAAATCAGTCCGCGGATGTCGTCGTTGAAGCCCCCCCGGCGTAG
- a CDS encoding EVE domain-containing protein: MPPRAASTRRYWLFKSEPSAFSIDHLEAAAGQTAPWDGVRNYQARNFLRDDVQVGDRVLFYYSREEPLGIFGTMTVVRAGYPDFTQFDPTSKYYDPGSKTDAPRWIMVDVKLLKRFPEPVTREQLAADSATSGMLVMKRGMRLSIQPVTPEEWSAVHRLAGVKP, from the coding sequence ATGCCGCCCCGCGCTGCCTCAACCCGGCGTTACTGGCTCTTCAAGTCCGAACCGTCGGCGTTTTCGATCGACCACCTGGAGGCCGCGGCGGGCCAGACCGCCCCCTGGGATGGCGTCCGGAATTACCAGGCGCGGAACTTCCTGCGGGACGACGTGCAGGTCGGCGACCGGGTCTTGTTCTACTACAGCCGCGAAGAACCGCTGGGAATTTTCGGCACGATGACCGTGGTCAGGGCGGGCTATCCGGATTTCACACAATTCGATCCGACGAGCAAATACTACGATCCAGGCTCCAAGACGGATGCACCCCGCTGGATCATGGTCGACGTGAAGCTCCTCAAGCGATTTCCGGAACCGGTGACGCGCGAGCAACTGGCGGCCGATTCCGCCACGAGCGGAATGCTGGTGATGAAGCGGGGGATGCGGCTGTCGATTCAGCCGGTCACCCCCGAGGAGTGGTCTGCCGTGCACCGGCTCGCCGGCGTCAAGCCGTAA